One Pseudomonas sp. B21_DOA genomic window, GGCGCAGGCGCAGCACTTGCGCGGCTTCGCTGAGTTGCGGCGACAGGTTGGCGACGCTGCGCTGCGTGGCGATGAACAGCGGAAAGAAAGCAGCGAGGGCGACAAAGACCCATTTGGCCAGTTCACCGAGGCCGAACCACGCGGTGAGTAGCGGCACCCAAGCGAAAATCGCAATCTGCCGCAGTGCGGCGAGTGTCGGGCCGAGCAACCGCTCACTGAGACGCGACAGGCCGAGCAGCAGGCCCAAGGCGAAGCCGAGGCCGCCACCGATCAGCAAGCCGCCGAGGGTGCGGCTCAGGCTCAGCGCCATGCCGTGGACCAGCGTGCCGTCGAGCAGTCCATCCCATGCCGTGCTCAGTACAGCCGCCGGGCTGACCAGAATATTCGCGTCGACCCATTGCTGATCATTGGCCGTTTGCCAAAGCGCCAACAAGCCCAGCGGCAACAGCCACGGTTGCAGGCGTTGCCAGCCCTGATAGCGCGGGCCGCGTGTGATGTGCGCGGTGGCCGGGTGCGGCCAGTGCACCAGTCTGCGGTCGAGCAGGCCGATGCCGCGATCCATCGCCACGCCGATCAGACCGATGACCACGATGCACACGAACACGATGTCGAGCATGAACAACTGCCGCGCCCAGACCATCAGATAGCCGATGCCTTCGCTGGAGGCCAGCAGCTCGACCGCCAGCAACGAGGTCCAGCCGGCAGCGAGTGCCAGGCGCACGCCGGCCATGAACGCCGGCAGCGCAGCGGGAAGCACCAGGCGACGAATCAACAGACGCGGCGGCAGGCGCAACACGGCGGCGGCTTCGCGCAGTTTCGGTTGTGCATCGCGCACACCAACCAGTGTGTGCAAGGTCACCGGCACCACAATGGCCTTGATCAGCACCATCAGTTTCAGCAGTTCGCCGATGCCGAAAAACACCATGAACAGCGGAATCCACGCCAGCGTCGGCACCTGCGCCAATCCGGCGAATGTCGGAAAAACCAGGCGCTCCAGACGTCGACTGAAGCCCAGTGCGGCGCCAAGCACCGCGCCGGTCGAAACGCCTGCCAACAAGCCCCAGAACAACCGTTGCAGGCTGATCCACAAATGACTCCACAACTCGCCTTGGGCCAGTTCCACAGCGCTGCTCCACACCAGCGATGGCGCCGGCAGGATCTGCTCGCTCATCCACTGATTGCGCGCGGCCAGCCACCACAGGACGAACAGGCTGACGGGCAACAGCCAGGGCAACAGGCGTTGATTCAGGCTCGGCCAGGTGCGACGGCTTTTCAGCGGCGGCGCGGCCAGCGGCAGGCTGAGCAGAGATTGACGGGCCATGGGTGACCTCCGTTGTCGGGTTGCATGGCGAACCGCTTTTCATGTGGCAGCGAGCCTGCTCGCGAATGGCTGTTTCAGGCAGCACTGATGGCGGCTGGCATTGCC contains:
- a CDS encoding ABC transporter permease subunit; this encodes MARQSLLSLPLAAPPLKSRRTWPSLNQRLLPWLLPVSLFVLWWLAARNQWMSEQILPAPSLVWSSAVELAQGELWSHLWISLQRLFWGLLAGVSTGAVLGAALGFSRRLERLVFPTFAGLAQVPTLAWIPLFMVFFGIGELLKLMVLIKAIVVPVTLHTLVGVRDAQPKLREAAAVLRLPPRLLIRRLVLPAALPAFMAGVRLALAAGWTSLLAVELLASSEGIGYLMVWARQLFMLDIVFVCIVVIGLIGVAMDRGIGLLDRRLVHWPHPATAHITRGPRYQGWQRLQPWLLPLGLLALWQTANDQQWVDANILVSPAAVLSTAWDGLLDGTLVHGMALSLSRTLGGLLIGGGLGFALGLLLGLSRLSERLLGPTLAALRQIAIFAWVPLLTAWFGLGELAKWVFVALAAFFPLFIATQRSVANLSPQLSEAAQVLRLRLGQRLRRLVLPGAAPGIFAGLRLSLIYAWLGTIGAEYFMPSNGGIGSQMIGAQQLLRMDLIMAGMLLVGLTGALLNLIGQRLEIRATRWRHA